Proteins from a single region of Segatella copri:
- a CDS encoding DUF5683 domain-containing protein produces the protein MGAQAQKSKQKKQVTNVPTIASADSAKIAIDSMLSAQDSSKLASLTQPAKPVRKKRNWATWRPDTKRAMWLALVLPGAGQIYNRKYWKLPFIYGGFVGCTYAITWNNQMYHDYSQAYMDIMDDDPNTQSYNQFLHLGAQINESNIERYKEIFRKRKDKYRRWRDLGTFVMIGIYAFSVIDAYVDASLSEFDISDDLSLRIEPTMLNNGNKTANPLRSGSLGVSCSLTF, from the coding sequence ATGGGCGCACAGGCACAGAAGTCGAAACAAAAAAAACAAGTGACCAATGTGCCAACCATTGCATCAGCCGACTCGGCAAAAATAGCCATAGACTCGATGCTTAGCGCACAAGACAGCAGCAAACTGGCAAGCCTCACCCAACCAGCAAAGCCTGTACGCAAAAAGCGCAACTGGGCAACTTGGCGACCTGATACCAAGCGTGCCATGTGGTTGGCACTTGTATTACCTGGTGCCGGACAGATATACAATCGCAAATATTGGAAACTGCCCTTCATCTATGGCGGTTTCGTAGGCTGTACATACGCCATCACCTGGAACAACCAGATGTATCACGACTATTCGCAAGCCTACATGGATATTATGGACGATGACCCCAACACCCAGAGCTACAATCAGTTTCTGCACTTGGGTGCCCAGATCAACGAATCGAACATAGAACGCTATAAGGAAATTTTCCGCAAGCGAAAAGATAAATATCGCCGTTGGAGAGACTTGGGAACCTTCGTCATGATAGGCATCTATGCCTTCTCAGTGATTGATGCCTACGTAGATGCATCGCTCTCGGAATTTGACATCTCCGATGATCTCTCGCTCAGAATAGAGCCTACCATGCTGAATAACGGTAACAAGACTGCTAATCCGCTGCGGTCTGGAAGCCTCGGCGTAAGCTGCTCACTCACATTTTAA
- a CDS encoding ParA family protein — protein sequence MGKIIALANQKGGVGKTTTTINLAASLATLEKTVLVVDADPQANASSGLGVDISEVDCSLYECIIDHADVRDAIYTTDIDGLDIIPSHIDLVGAEIEMLNLKNREKVIKTLLQPIRDEYDYILIDCSPSLGLITVNSLTAADSVIIPVQCEYFALEGISKLLNTIKIIKSKLNPKLEIEGFLLTMYDSRLRLANQIYDEVKRHFQELVFKTVIQRNVKLSESPSHGLPVILYDAESNGAKNHLALAKEIINKNS from the coding sequence ATGGGAAAAATCATCGCATTAGCTAACCAAAAAGGCGGTGTAGGAAAGACTACTACCACCATTAACTTGGCAGCATCGCTTGCCACGCTAGAGAAAACGGTACTCGTAGTGGACGCCGACCCACAGGCAAACGCTTCCAGTGGATTGGGCGTGGACATCAGCGAGGTAGACTGCTCGCTCTACGAATGCATCATCGACCATGCAGACGTGCGCGATGCTATCTACACCACCGACATTGATGGACTCGACATCATTCCTAGTCATATCGACCTGGTAGGTGCCGAGATAGAGATGTTGAATCTCAAAAATCGCGAAAAGGTGATTAAGACATTGCTGCAGCCTATCCGTGACGAATACGACTACATCCTGATAGACTGTTCGCCTTCGCTCGGCCTCATCACCGTCAATTCGTTGACAGCAGCCGACAGTGTCATCATCCCAGTTCAATGTGAATATTTCGCTCTTGAAGGTATCAGCAAATTGCTCAATACCATCAAGATCATCAAGAGCAAGCTGAATCCGAAACTCGAGATAGAAGGTTTCCTGCTCACCATGTATGATAGTCGTCTACGCCTTGCCAACCAGATATACGACGAGGTGAAACGCCACTTCCAGGAATTGGTGTTCAAGACCGTAATCCAGCGCAACGTGAAGCTGAGCGAGAGTCCGAGCCATGGTCTTCCAGTTATCCTTTACGATGCAGAAAGCAATGGAGCCAAGAACCATCTGGCCTTGGCAAAGGAGATTATCAACAAGAATAGTTAA
- the surE gene encoding 5'/3'-nucleotidase SurE: MENKKPLVLISNDDGYHANGIKTLVNFLKDWCDLLVVAPESARSGFACAFSATTPLRLKRRHNMGNDVEVWSCSGTPVDCVKLALDQFLADRKPDLIIGGINHGDNSSVNNHYSGTMGVAKEGCMQHIPSIAFSSCNYDENADLNPLRDGVLKVVKMVLEKGLPEYTCLNVNFPALPPFKGFKGCRMTHGSWINEVDHRTHPHGYDYYWMVGEYRNDEPEATDTDQWAVNHGYIAITPTKIDVTDYDWLKNFEL, translated from the coding sequence ATGGAAAATAAGAAACCGTTAGTATTAATTTCGAATGATGATGGCTATCATGCCAATGGAATCAAGACCCTGGTGAACTTTCTGAAAGACTGGTGTGACCTGCTGGTTGTTGCACCGGAAAGTGCCCGTTCGGGATTCGCCTGTGCCTTCTCGGCTACTACTCCCTTGCGCCTGAAGCGTCGCCACAATATGGGGAATGATGTGGAGGTTTGGTCATGTAGCGGCACACCGGTTGACTGTGTGAAACTGGCGTTGGATCAGTTTCTTGCTGATCGCAAGCCCGATTTGATTATCGGCGGTATCAATCATGGTGACAATTCGAGTGTGAACAATCATTATTCGGGAACGATGGGTGTAGCTAAGGAGGGCTGTATGCAGCATATTCCAAGCATAGCCTTCAGCAGTTGCAATTATGATGAAAATGCGGATCTCAATCCTTTGCGCGATGGGGTACTGAAGGTTGTTAAGATGGTGTTGGAGAAGGGATTGCCGGAATATACCTGTCTGAATGTCAACTTCCCGGCTTTACCTCCGTTCAAGGGTTTCAAAGGTTGCCGGATGACTCATGGCTCCTGGATCAATGAGGTGGATCATCGCACTCATCCGCATGGATATGATTATTATTGGATGGTGGGTGAATACCGTAATGACGAACCGGAGGCAACGGATACTGACCAATGGGCTGTGAATCATGGTTACATCGCTATTACCCCAACTAAGATTGATGTAACGGATTATGATTGGTTAAAGAACTTTGAATTATAA
- a CDS encoding ParB/RepB/Spo0J family partition protein, whose amino-acid sequence MAVHKKYNNGTKSNALGRGLDALISTEGVRTQGSSTINEIPLDQIEANPNQPRREFDDEALHELAESIKAIGIIQPITLRQVSENRFQIIAGERRWRASQLAGLTAIPAYIRTISDENVMEMALVENIQRQDLNAIEIALAYEHLLENEGMTQEKISERVGKSRAAIANYLRLLKLPAQVQMALQKKEIDMGHCRALLALDSPSLQIKLFKEIQKNGYSVRKVEEMVQRLKSGEDIESGKKTITAKAQMPEEFTQLKNRLSQFLNTKVQFTCSAKGKGKISIPFANEEELEHIMNVFDQLKQE is encoded by the coding sequence ATGGCAGTACACAAGAAATACAACAACGGTACAAAGAGCAACGCTTTAGGACGCGGACTCGATGCCCTCATCTCTACCGAGGGAGTGCGCACCCAGGGCAGCAGTACCATCAATGAAATTCCTCTCGACCAGATTGAGGCGAATCCCAATCAGCCACGCCGGGAGTTTGACGACGAAGCCTTACATGAGCTCGCCGAAAGCATCAAGGCCATAGGCATCATCCAGCCTATCACCTTAAGACAGGTTTCTGAAAACAGATTCCAGATTATCGCCGGTGAACGCCGCTGGCGCGCTTCACAACTTGCGGGGCTGACAGCTATCCCTGCATACATCCGCACCATCAGCGATGAGAACGTAATGGAAATGGCGCTCGTAGAGAATATCCAGCGCCAAGACCTCAACGCCATAGAAATAGCACTCGCCTACGAACACCTTCTGGAAAACGAGGGTATGACACAGGAGAAAATTTCAGAACGTGTGGGCAAGAGCCGTGCAGCTATCGCCAACTATCTGCGACTGCTCAAACTTCCTGCCCAGGTGCAGATGGCACTACAGAAGAAAGAAATCGACATGGGGCATTGCCGTGCCCTACTGGCCCTCGACTCACCTTCGCTGCAAATCAAGTTGTTCAAGGAGATACAGAAGAACGGCTACTCAGTAAGAAAGGTTGAAGAGATGGTACAGCGACTCAAGAGCGGAGAAGACATCGAGAGCGGTAAGAAAACCATCACGGCTAAGGCTCAGATGCCTGAGGAATTTACACAACTCAAAAACCGCCTGTCACAGTTTCTCAATACCAAAGTGCAGTTCACCTGCTCTGCTAAGGGCAAGGGAAAAATCAGCATTCCATTCGCCAACGAAGAGGAGCTGGAGCACATCATGAATGTTTTCGATCAGTTAAAGCAAGAATAA